In Paenibacillus sp. FSL M7-0420, a single genomic region encodes these proteins:
- a CDS encoding glycoside hydrolase family 2 protein produces the protein MTTRHYIKDYPRPQFVRDAWQSLNGEWDFRYDDDNAGERKKWYEALKGDLKIQVPFTYETEASGIGETVFHPYVWYERELQLQEGMGNKRVLLNFQAVDHVAKVWVNGSYAGGHRGGYAAFSLDITDYLNTGAGAVNRLTVKAEDSQSCTQPRGKQRWVDDNFECFYVQTTGIWQSVWLEYVSPSYLKSVKITPDLDNRSVRFEYEAQVAAPNLRLETRISTQEKTFKQVSLHIDRSWQQLDVELTHEANGPWKLQSWSPASPVLYEVEFLLYEGDKVIDQVYSYFGLRKISIEQGKVLLNNTPVYQKLILDQGYWPDSHLTPPSEEALIADIDAILAMGYNGVRKHMKIEDARFLYWCDVKGLLVWSEMAATYEFNDEAVEQFTNEWTEIVRQQYNHPSVITWVPFNESWGIPQIYTNKRQQKFTEGIYHLTKAIDPNRPVIVNDGWEHTVSDIITLHDYEESGAVLLERYADSGSVLGGSSSFNNWKFAMAQGYEYRGQPVIVSEFGGIAFDTGEGWGYGEQVSSTEAFIERFRSITQAIKDTPYICGYCYTQVTDVQQEVNGLLNADRTPKIPLDEIRKINR, from the coding sequence ATGACAACCCGGCACTATATCAAGGATTATCCGCGGCCGCAGTTCGTCCGTGATGCCTGGCAGAGCTTGAACGGGGAATGGGATTTCCGGTATGACGATGACAACGCCGGTGAACGGAAGAAGTGGTACGAGGCGCTGAAGGGTGATCTGAAGATTCAGGTTCCATTCACGTATGAGACGGAGGCCAGCGGAATCGGTGAGACCGTGTTCCATCCGTATGTATGGTATGAGCGGGAATTGCAGCTGCAAGAGGGCATGGGCAACAAGCGGGTCCTGCTGAACTTCCAGGCGGTAGACCACGTGGCGAAGGTGTGGGTGAACGGCAGCTATGCCGGGGGGCACCGCGGCGGGTATGCGGCGTTCTCGCTGGATATTACCGATTATCTGAACACGGGTGCCGGAGCGGTGAACCGTCTGACCGTCAAGGCAGAGGACAGCCAGAGCTGCACACAGCCCCGGGGCAAGCAGCGCTGGGTGGATGACAATTTCGAGTGCTTCTACGTGCAGACGACGGGAATCTGGCAAAGTGTGTGGCTGGAGTATGTATCCCCTTCGTATCTCAAGTCTGTCAAAATCACCCCGGATCTCGATAACCGCTCGGTCCGCTTCGAATACGAGGCCCAGGTGGCAGCCCCGAATCTCCGCCTGGAGACCCGGATCAGCACGCAGGAGAAGACCTTCAAGCAGGTCTCGCTGCATATCGACCGGTCTTGGCAGCAGCTGGATGTAGAGCTGACCCATGAAGCGAATGGCCCGTGGAAGCTCCAGTCGTGGTCGCCCGCTTCGCCGGTGCTGTATGAGGTAGAGTTCCTTCTGTACGAGGGGGACAAGGTGATCGACCAGGTCTATTCCTACTTCGGACTCCGCAAAATCTCCATCGAACAAGGCAAGGTGCTGCTCAACAACACGCCGGTGTATCAGAAGCTGATTCTGGATCAGGGCTATTGGCCGGACAGCCACCTGACCCCGCCTTCGGAGGAGGCGCTGATTGCCGATATTGACGCGATTCTCGCGATGGGCTACAACGGTGTCCGCAAGCATATGAAGATTGAAGATGCGCGCTTCCTGTACTGGTGTGATGTGAAGGGGCTGCTGGTCTGGTCGGAGATGGCGGCCACCTATGAGTTCAATGATGAGGCAGTGGAGCAGTTCACGAACGAATGGACCGAGATTGTCCGGCAGCAATATAACCATCCTTCGGTCATTACGTGGGTGCCTTTCAACGAATCCTGGGGCATCCCGCAGATCTACACGAACAAGCGGCAGCAGAAATTCACGGAAGGCATCTATCATCTGACCAAGGCCATCGACCCGAACCGTCCGGTTATTGTGAATGACGGCTGGGAGCATACGGTCAGCGACATTATTACCCTGCATGATTATGAGGAGAGTGGAGCGGTCTTGCTAGAGCGTTATGCAGATTCCGGCAGCGTGCTTGGCGGCAGCTCCTCGTTCAATAACTGGAAATTCGCGATGGCCCAGGGCTACGAGTACCGGGGTCAGCCTGTCATAGTCAGTGAATTCGGCGGCATTGCCTTCGACACCGGCGAAGGGTGGGGCTATGGGGAGCAGGTCAGCAGCACGGAAGCCTTCATTGAACGGTTCCGCAGCATCACGCAGGCGA
- a CDS encoding ArsR/SmtB family transcription factor encodes MLELSMEHADELVKVTHALSTELRLRMLALLNTRRMNVAELAEALEIPVSTAASNVKVLEQAGLIETELLPASRGAMKVCSRIYDDIKITINAPQRRLQAGQGEYCYEISMPIGNFTACEVAPTCGMVSENGPIISEDSPAGFFHPDRVQAQLLWLRKGYLEYRYPLEIPQGAVLHRIQFSMEICSEAPNYENDWPSDITLWINQVEVGTWTSPGDFGGRCGKLNPSWWIDTGTQFGALKTWSVDDTRSTIDHQELSAVNLEQLGLTRQNHVDLRLGVKENAVFKGGMNLFGKKFGDYEQDLVMKIFYSVEP; translated from the coding sequence ATGCTGGAGTTGTCCATGGAGCATGCGGATGAGCTGGTGAAGGTGACACACGCGCTCTCTACGGAGCTAAGACTCAGAATGCTGGCGCTGCTTAACACGCGGAGAATGAATGTGGCGGAGCTGGCGGAGGCGCTGGAGATTCCTGTATCTACGGCAGCCTCCAATGTGAAGGTGCTTGAGCAGGCAGGGCTGATTGAGACGGAGCTGTTGCCCGCTTCACGCGGGGCGATGAAGGTATGCAGCCGGATTTATGATGACATCAAGATCACGATCAATGCTCCGCAGCGCCGCCTGCAAGCCGGTCAAGGCGAATATTGCTATGAGATATCCATGCCGATCGGCAATTTCACAGCCTGCGAAGTGGCGCCTACCTGCGGGATGGTCAGTGAGAACGGTCCGATTATTTCGGAGGATTCACCGGCGGGATTTTTTCATCCGGACCGGGTGCAGGCCCAGCTGCTCTGGCTGCGCAAAGGTTATCTCGAATACCGCTATCCGCTGGAAATTCCGCAAGGAGCGGTGCTTCACCGGATTCAGTTCTCCATGGAGATCTGCTCGGAGGCACCGAATTACGAGAATGACTGGCCTTCGGATATTACGCTCTGGATTAACCAGGTGGAGGTGGGGACCTGGACCTCGCCCGGCGACTTCGGCGGCAGATGCGGGAAGCTGAATCCCTCGTGGTGGATTGATACGGGAACCCAGTTCGGCGCACTCAAGACCTGGAGTGTAGATGACACACGCAGTACCATCGACCACCAGGAGCTATCCGCTGTTAATCTGGAACAGTTAGGTCTCACAAGGCAGAACCACGTGGATCTGCGGCTGGGCGTGAAGGAGAATGCAGTCTTCAAGGGCGGCATGAACCTGTTCGGCAAAAAGTTCGGCGATTATGAGCAGGACCTGGTGATGAAGATTTTTTATAGCGTGGAGCCTTAG
- a CDS encoding MOSC domain-containing protein has protein sequence MSVTVGEIKSINRYPVKSFAGEALEACKVVSYGVEGDRYCSFYDMTKKDWSQYITARKIPKMMSYKAEYTGEDIRVTAADGRLFGWDEELLREIQSLTRTEITMSAFKAPHPEEQYPQLLSVDAASILLVTDKSLKNLEAMWGKPVDQRRFRGNFLVEVSEDSLGEEEWLGRRLSIGSTVLQVDSYCERCVMITTDPDTLERDSSLLKQVYKELKQQFGVYASVITPGEVRLGDQVVMLDS, from the coding sequence GTGTCAGTTACAGTTGGGGAGATTAAATCGATTAACCGTTATCCGGTAAAATCCTTTGCAGGAGAGGCACTGGAGGCCTGTAAGGTTGTATCTTACGGAGTGGAGGGGGACCGGTATTGTTCCTTTTATGATATGACTAAAAAAGACTGGTCCCAGTATATCACTGCCCGCAAGATTCCGAAGATGATGTCTTATAAGGCGGAATATACAGGGGAAGATATCCGTGTAACGGCTGCGGATGGCCGCTTATTCGGCTGGGACGAGGAGCTGCTTAGGGAAATTCAGAGTCTGACCCGGACGGAAATTACGATGTCTGCGTTCAAGGCGCCGCACCCGGAGGAACAGTATCCTCAGCTGCTGTCTGTAGACGCGGCCAGCATACTGCTGGTAACCGACAAGAGTCTGAAGAACCTTGAAGCCATGTGGGGAAAGCCTGTAGACCAGCGCCGCTTCCGGGGCAACTTCCTGGTGGAAGTGAGTGAGGACTCGCTGGGGGAGGAAGAGTGGCTCGGCCGCCGTCTGTCGATTGGCAGTACAGTGCTGCAAGTGGATAGCTATTGTGAGCGCTGCGTGATGATTACGACCGACCCGGATACGCTGGAGCGGGACAGCTCGCTGCTGAAGCAAGTATACAAAGAGCTTAAGCAGCAGTTCGGCGTCTACGCTTCCGTTATCACTCCGGGAGAGGTCCGGCTGGGCGATCAAGTAGTGATGCTGGATAGCTAA